The following proteins are encoded in a genomic region of Streptosporangiales bacterium:
- a CDS encoding maleylpyruvate isomerase, which translates to MDLFARSWTALRTAVAELPDEDFAQPSGCTGWLVRDLVCHLVIDAQDVLITLVTPAETEPTRDAVTYWDVAETPPTGDDPLDALTVRLAAAYEEPRLLKFHVDDVGSAAGRAAELADPGLRVGTRGEVLTAGDYLSAYILEWTLHHLDLVAHLPDAAEPPAEGLARSREMLEKIAGTAFPASFSDKDALLVGTGRRAPTDAEKAELGELAARLPLVLG; encoded by the coding sequence GTGGATCTCTTCGCACGCTCGTGGACGGCCTTGCGCACGGCGGTCGCCGAACTCCCGGACGAGGACTTCGCGCAGCCGTCCGGCTGCACCGGCTGGCTCGTGCGGGACCTGGTGTGCCACCTGGTCATCGACGCTCAGGACGTCCTGATCACCCTCGTGACCCCTGCCGAAACGGAACCGACCCGCGACGCGGTGACCTACTGGGACGTCGCCGAAACGCCGCCGACCGGCGACGACCCGCTCGACGCGCTGACCGTCCGGCTGGCCGCCGCGTACGAGGAGCCTCGGCTGCTCAAGTTCCACGTCGACGACGTCGGCTCCGCCGCCGGCCGCGCCGCCGAGCTCGCCGATCCGGGCCTCCGGGTCGGCACCCGCGGCGAGGTCCTCACCGCGGGCGACTACCTCTCCGCGTACATCCTGGAGTGGACGCTGCACCACCTCGACCTGGTCGCGCACCTCCCGGACGCGGCGGAACCGCCCGCGGAGGGGCTCGCCCGGTCCCGCGAGATGCTGGAGAAGATCGCCGGTACCGCGTTCCCCGCGTCGTTCTCCGACAAGGACGCGCTGCTGGTCGGCACCGGACGGCGTGCCCCGACCGACGCGGAGAAGGCCGAACTGGGCGAGCTGGCTGCGAGACTCCCGCTCGTCCTCGGCTGA
- the aspS gene encoding aspartate--tRNA(Asn) ligase produces the protein MIHPTSRVLVADLRRHLDETVSVCGWTTTLRLQRTMQFVVVRDHSGTVQVTHRRGGTGDTVEAELDGLTTESAVRITGRVVDNPIVKLGGLELVPESVEVLNRATSPLPIDEHTGIEQRLDWRFLDVRRRPAAQLLFAVQATLEQGMREYAYANGCTEMHTPKLMGTASESGAAVFRLGYFDRSAYLAQSPQFFKQMAIAAGIDRVFEIGPVFRAEPSYTARHATEFTGVDVELAWITDVEDVMVFEERMLAHALSRVADAHADAVTEQFGVEVTVPDTPFPRITMAEAHRVLRGAGWNPRGDKEDLDPEGERLLGAHIKETRGHDFVFVTQYPASIRPFYHMRPADEPDTTSSFDLLWKGLEITTGAQREHRYDVLTRQAAEKGMGVEPLQDYLNCFRFGCPPHGGLGMGLGRVMMVLLGLESIREATFLFRGPNRLTP, from the coding sequence ATGATCCACCCGACGAGCCGCGTACTGGTCGCCGACCTACGGCGGCACCTCGACGAGACCGTGAGTGTCTGCGGCTGGACGACGACGCTGCGGCTGCAGCGGACGATGCAGTTCGTGGTCGTACGAGACCATTCCGGCACGGTGCAGGTCACCCATCGACGCGGCGGCACCGGCGACACCGTCGAGGCGGAGCTCGACGGTCTCACCACCGAGTCAGCGGTGCGCATCACGGGCCGGGTCGTGGACAACCCGATCGTGAAGCTCGGTGGACTTGAGCTGGTCCCCGAGTCGGTCGAGGTGCTCAACCGGGCCACATCGCCGCTGCCGATCGACGAGCACACCGGGATCGAGCAGCGCCTGGACTGGCGCTTCCTCGACGTGCGCCGCCGCCCGGCCGCGCAGCTGTTGTTCGCCGTGCAGGCCACGCTGGAGCAGGGCATGCGCGAGTACGCCTACGCGAACGGCTGCACCGAGATGCACACCCCGAAGCTGATGGGAACCGCCTCGGAGTCCGGGGCGGCGGTCTTCCGGCTCGGCTACTTCGACCGCAGCGCGTACCTGGCGCAGTCGCCGCAGTTCTTCAAGCAGATGGCGATCGCCGCCGGCATCGACCGGGTGTTCGAGATCGGACCGGTCTTCCGCGCCGAGCCGTCGTACACCGCCCGGCACGCCACCGAGTTCACCGGCGTGGACGTGGAGCTGGCCTGGATCACGGACGTCGAGGACGTGATGGTCTTCGAGGAGCGCATGCTCGCCCACGCGCTGAGCAGGGTCGCCGACGCTCACGCCGACGCGGTCACCGAGCAGTTCGGCGTCGAGGTCACCGTTCCGGACACGCCGTTCCCGCGGATCACGATGGCCGAGGCCCACCGGGTCCTGCGTGGCGCCGGCTGGAACCCGCGGGGGGACAAGGAGGACCTGGACCCGGAGGGCGAGCGGCTGCTGGGCGCGCACATCAAGGAGACGAGAGGGCACGACTTCGTGTTCGTCACCCAGTACCCGGCGAGCATCCGGCCCTTCTACCACATGCGACCGGCCGACGAGCCGGACACGACGTCGAGCTTCGACCTGCTGTGGAAGGGGCTGGAGATCACCACCGGCGCCCAGCGCGAGCACCGCTACGACGTACTGACGAGGCAGGCGGCGGAGAAGGGCATGGGCGTCGAGCCCCTGCAGGACTACCTGAACTGCTTCCGCTTCGGCTGCCCGCCGCACGGCGGCCTCGGCATGGGGCTGGGTCGGGTGATGATGGTGCTGCTGGGGCTGGAGTCGATCCGGGAAGCGACGTTCCTCTTCCGCGGCCCGAACCGCCTCACCCCGTAG